The Poseidonibacter lekithochrous region TAATTGAAAAAGCTTGTAAAGATGTATTTGTTCCAATTACAGTTGGGGGAGGTATTAGAACAATTAATGATATATCAAATGCATTGAAGGTTGGTGCAGATAAAATTGCAATTAATACAAAGGCTGTGCAAGATCCTGAGTTTATAAAAAAAGCTTCTGAAATATTTGGTAGTCAATGTATTGTATCTTCAATAGTATCAAAAAAAATCGATTCTAATAAATGGGAAGTTTATATTGATAACGGTCGGGAACCAACTGGCATTGACGTATTAGAATGGGCAAAAAAAGTTGAAGAGTTAGGTTCAGGTGAAATAATGTTAACTTCAATAGACAAAGAGGGAACAAAAAGAGGTTTTGATATTGAATTAAATAAAGCTGTTTCTGAAATTGTATCTATTCCTGTTATTTCTAGTGGTGGAATGGGCAAATTAAATGATGCGGTTGATTTATTAAAGAAAACAAAAGTTGATGCAATTTCTATCGCTTCTGTTTTGCATTATAATATAGAATCTATTT contains the following coding sequences:
- the hisF gene encoding imidazole glycerol phosphate synthase subunit HisF, producing MNKIRVISRIDVKNEFVIKGIHLEGLRKVGDPNILAKKYYDEGIDEIVFMDAVAAYYDRNSLSHIIEKACKDVFVPITVGGGIRTINDISNALKVGADKIAINTKAVQDPEFIKKASEIFGSQCIVSSIVSKKIDSNKWEVYIDNGREPTGIDVLEWAKKVEELGSGEIMLTSIDKEGTKRGFDIELNKAVSEIVSIPVISSGGMGKLNDAVDLLKKTKVDAISIASVLHYNIESISEIKNNLIDNNIKVRF